From the genome of Sinanaerobacter sp. ZZT-01:
CTGCATAATCCTTTAATTGAGTTTTAAATTTATCTGCATTGGCAATTGGCTCTTCCTTTAGCACTTTTTCTGTAGTTCTTGCTATGACAACCGCCATCTTCTGACGTGTAATTGGTTTATTCCAATCTGACTGTTGCATCTCATCACCAATAACCATTTCGTTTTTCTTAGCAACATCCATATAACCACTTGCCCAATGCTGGCCAGTTTTATCTTGTTTGCCAACTGTCGCTCCCACGATGGTGGTTATAAACTCCGCATTCGTCATGGTTTTGTTTGGACGGAAGGTCTTATCCGGATACCCGCTGATAGCTCCCTTATCAACCATTTTGCTCATATATGGGTAATACCAATCAGTTACTTTTGTATCTTTAAAATTAGGCTGCGCTGCTGCAAAGGATATGGTAGACGATGCAATGGCCACGACTAAAGTCAGTGCCAACATAATGCTCTTTTTCTTCATAATTTCCACCTCCAAATTAATGAAATTTATTCTTTTTCATACTATAATTATACCTTAAAACCGTTGAAATTTCAATAGTTTTGTTGAATCTTTATAATTTTTTATTCGATTGTGTTTTTTCTTTTTCTGTCTGTACTATACCTGTTTTCTTGACGCATATTGAAACATATGCTATCATAAGAATAGATAAAGGATTACCGCTTTTCGCAGGGCGGTCAGTCCAAAACTGGGTTTTGAAATGCCGTCTAGACCGAAAAGGAATAGGCGGTATTTCTTTTATTTACGCTTGTGCAAGCACAAGGAAATAATGGCTACAATTAGTAATCCAAACTGAAACAGTTCTGAATATGTAATCATAACAATCACCCCCTTTTTCAGAGAGTGACCAACCGCCAAACGGTAATCCTTAGCATATTATACCATGATTTTCTTTTTTCTTACAAGATTTACTTACCATAAGCTTACATACTTCTATCTTTCTAGTCCTCTATCTCTAGTTCTTCTGATATTTTTGTTTTCTTTTTGCAATAAAGCCTTTTCCTGCTCCAATTCAGAAACACGCTGGTGAAGCTCTTTGTTTTCCGCAGCAATCCGCTTTAATTCATCTGCCATTGCTTTAATGTTCTCAACACTGTCTACTATATTTTTTTGCTGCACTGTCAAACAATTATACCGATTAGCCTGCTTTTCTTTTGTCACTTGCATATCTGTCCAAATTTTTGATGTGCAGTCAAATATTCTTTCCTGCCCATGTTCCAGCCTCTTATGAGCATCCTCCAATCCATTATGCTCTTTGGTTAAAAAGCGATGCTCTTTTGATAAAGTTTCATGTTCATTTGAGAGATTTCCATTCTCCGAAGATAGATCTTTATGCCCTTGTATTAATTTATTCACTTTGCTGTTATACCCGATCCAAGCTACTATTAGTGTAACAACTGCGGTAATACCCGCGGCGACAATCGTTTCCATCCACCATTCCTCCGATATTAAAAATTCATACAAATTTTTCACTTCCCTTCATTGTATTATAATGGAAATTTTTCGTCAACAGGATTACGCTTACCTTCCATCTACCCTCATGTTTCTACTCCCTACATTAATGGGAAGCTGCCAATCTGGTAGTCCTACAAATACACATGGTACATTTGCAACCGCTTTTACCTTCATTTTTGCGTTCTCTCCATCAATCTCCAAATCTTTAATTTCTACTTTATAAGCATATTTTTTTTGACCTGGTTGATGCTTCTCGAAATTGGAATCTAAATCGAGATCTTCGTGCAAATAGCGATAAAACTTATCTTTTGCCACATCAGGATCGAGCTTATTTAGATAGTCCTGCCGATAACTATCATACATGGCTTCTTTAATGGATAGGTTTACCGCTCGGTTTAATTCTGTCTCTACATGGTCATGCATACCATGTACTTTTAAATACTCAGCTACAAAGGTTCCCATACCAAGCAGCAAAACGAAAATAGCTAGTGTGGTGATGAGTAAGTCTCCCCGCTTATCCTTGCATAAATTCCTCATTGCTAATAATCCTTCCAATACACTTCAGACATTCCCTCAATGGTACTTTTTATAGGGATTTTTAATACAACCGGCCGTTTTGAAAATGCCGGTGTCAAAATAGTCATATCATAACTGTCCTCCACCACTACCGTAAAGGAATCTCGAAACTGTATTTTCTTAGAAGAATCAAGATACCTTATATTTTCCACGGTCATTTTTGCATTCGTTTGTAATTTATCATTCAAATCTCGAAGCTGCTCCTTTACATCACTTGTAACCTGTCCATTCAGTTCAATGGTCTGCGCAAGTTCCTTTGCAATATAGTGCACATGCTGGTATTTCACCATCATTTGAAGCAAATTCATGCAGTTCAAAATCATAATGACAATAATCAGCATGATCACGATTGGTTCCCATAGCAGTTCACCTTCTCTACCGGAAAAGAAGGCTTTCCATCGCTGAAAAGCCTGTAACTTTCTCCTTCTCATTTTGCCACCTAAACAGTCAGCAAGGACTTGAACTTGTCTACCATGGAATCCCAAAGGTTGGATATTGTAGGGCTAACTGCTTTTAACAGCAATCCCACAATCACAATTCCTACTAATGCTGCCAGCAGGATTTCCCACCCAGCCATGCCGGATTCATCCTTCTGTAGCTTACAAAAGAAACCAATGCACGCTTTGTTGTACTTTTCTTCCACATTCTTCATCACAGCTTTTACTTTCATTTTCATTTCCTCCTAAAATTAAATCATTTTTCCTAAGCCAGAGCTAATGCTGGCAATAATCACATACAGCATGGCGGTCATAGCCACACCAACAAGCGGCAGCGTAGCCACCGTAACTTTTCCCGGACGCTTATCCAACTCCCGTTTCAGATTCTCTCTTGCCCGCAGATCCATATCATTAGCTAAACGATCTAACGCCAGCTCCTGATTTTCTCCACGAGTCACGCCAATTAACGTATTGCACAGATAATTAACTTCCGTCAATCCAATCCGATTGGCAAAGTTTCTCAATGCCGTTTCAATGCTCTTTGACTTCATTTCCATAATGAGGAGCGAAACATCATATCGAAAAGCCGAATCTGCGACCTCTAAATAAGTTTCAAATATACCAATTAGATCTGGAGAACTCCGTGCTTCCTTCAATTTAAAAAGGATTGCCCTTACAAATCCGGGTAATCCCTTTGAAATTTTCTCCTTTTTCTGTTTTAAAATATCAGAACACAATGTGAACTGATGATACCCCAAAATCGCAACAATGCAGATTCCTATAGGCATAAACATGACCAAGCCACCTAAGTACAGTCCCACTACTGTGAATAGAAACGTCATTCCTGTTATGGCAATGCCCCTAGCTACATATTCCTGGGGACTACAATCTATATCAGCTCTGGCAAGCCGCAGCTTCCATTCTGCCGCCTGTCGTTCCTCCAGTTTGATCCATGGAGTAATCTTCCTTGCAATTGGCATCACCAATTCCTCTTGTAACGTTTCTTTTATATTGCGTTTCGGCTTTATAGTCCCTCGAAACGCTCTAGTAGCAGCTCTTGGCGGCTCCTTGTTGTAATGCTGCCCAATTAGGTCAAGAGCCTTAATCACCAGCAATACAATAGTAATTTGTAACAGTGTCAGTAACATAACAACCTCCTTATTCAATTGGCCGATTGATTTTCATAACATAAGCTGCTGTCAGAAGCGAAGTCAGAATCATTGCAATCACAAATCCTTTCCCAATTACAGTCTGGGTCAAAGTGAGAAACCATTGCACATTAACGAATTTCAAAATTGGAATTACAGAGAACATAGCAGCTACAGTCATGAGATAATTTCTCCATGCCGTCATCATAGCAGTATCACTTTCCTGTTGTATATTTTTCTGATCATTCATTGCCCGCAGAGTGGATTGTAGGTTAAATTTCATTCTTCTATCTTTCATGCAGAGCAATAGCTTATTAATCCATTCATGAAAGTGTCGATTGTCAATTTTCCCATCCAGCAGAATCAATGCTCGTTCCACATTAGGATTGATCAGAAGTACATCCGTTAAAAACTCATCAAAGGGATTAATTTCTCGAAACCGTTCATCTACATAGCGATTCTTCTCTTCCACATATACCTGAAATGCTCCAATGATGTCATCACTTGTTAGATAGGCATTGGTAATGATAGACATAACACTTTCCAATTCTTCCAGCTCTCTTCGCCTAGCTGACATGGTTCGAAACAGCAAGAACAGATATGCTAGAGGCGTAAAGGCTGCTCCAGCGAAAAGGGAGAGCGTCACATCCCTGAAGATGCCGATTCCACACATACATCCGGCTAAGAAAAAAACAGCTACAACCTTATAAAAGTAATTCCAGTTTTTATGAATTTTCTTTAAGAGACTGTCCACTTTTACCATGATTTTCTCCAGTGGATTGAGGGCATTTTCTGCAATGATATAAATTCGTTTCCGTTTCGCTGCATTGTCTCTGAAAGAAAAGTGAACTACTTTCGGGATGGAAATGTGCCAAGTCTGCATCAGTAATATAGCAGCTACCAGAAGAAAAAAAATGATCCCCAGCATCTTACTTCTCCTTTCTCGTGTCGGAATATCGCTTAATGAATTCTTCGTCTACACTGTTCATACGCAAAGTTTCTTCCAGATTCTCAGAAATGCATCCTACTCTGCGATGCGCTCCGTGTACCTTTAACACGTTTCCGACCTTGTCCTTTTCGGAATGGTCAATAACAAAACGATAGATGCTGTGTCCAACCACTTCTCCATCCTGCACACCAGTCGCCTCAAAAATGTCCATCCATCGCCTGGATTTATCCTTTAATTGCTTGCAAAAGACCATGAGGGGAAATGCTTTTACAATGTTTTTTAACATGCGTGTTTCCGATAATCGAGTCCCCGATTCCATACACATAGTTAAGATTCTGTCGTAAGCATCCGCTGCACTATTGGCATGTAGACTTGAAACAATGGTATGCCCTGTACGTCCGGCCTCCTGCGCTGTCATAGCCTCTTCTCCACGCATTTCTGCAGGAACAATAATATCCGGATGAAACCGCAAAGCCATTTTTAACAAGTCGTTCATTGTGATCGTTCCCGGCTTGGTATATGTCTGTACCACGTCATTGATAACAAAGCCTTCTTGATCCACAATCGGCAAATCCAGCTCCTTTGTATCCTCAATGGTATAAACACGAGTCTCCTTAACAATCGTTCCCAACACATAATTCATATTGGATGTTTTCCCAGACCCGGTGGATCCTACAAATGCCATAGAAACCCCGCTGCCTAAACAGGTAGTAATAAAGTCTAATTCTTCCTGCAAAACTGTCCCTGACTCAATAAGAGTCTCTCTTGTAATGCCGGATTTCTTCTGTTTTCGAATCGAAGCCACTCCTCCTACTTCTGAGTCTACACATGGAGAAATTGCCCCTGACATACGTACGCCTTTGGATATGTAAGAATCACCCAAAGGCTGCGCGCCATCCAAAATGACAGCTCCCGAACGTGCCATTTTTTGAACAATATTAGTGCATTGCTCTGCTGTTTCAAATCGCTCTCTCACGAGTACCGTTTTATCTTTATAGATTACTCTTGTACTGTTCGAACCATTGATATTTATTTCTTCCACTTCAGCATCTTTCAGATATTTTTCAACGAAGCTAAAGCCGGCCATATCTTCATAAATACGCTGTGCCAATTCTTCTACGGACAACTCATTATCTACCAGACGTTCCACGTTTAAATAGTGGATAATCAATTGTACCAGTCGTGGCCGTTTTTCTTTATCCGTCCAATCTCTTGCTAACTCTTCTGCATGATTTGTGCTGATAATATGCTGCATCCGTTCTTTGATTTCCGGATAATTTTTTGCCTGTGTCCCCTTTTGCTGATTCAGGTACTCCATGTTTTTCTGATACATCAGATTTTCCAGTGTAATAAGCCGATCTGCCATCTACTGTACCTCCTCTGCCAGCTGCTCCATCACCGCTCGATATTGTTTTGCCTCCTTGGACTTCATCTCATAAATGAGCTTCCCGCTGTTTTGGAATACTACAGCATCCTCTACGGCAGGAAGCTGTACGGTATCGGTAAGCCCATACAGCTGAAGGAATTCATGCATACTGCATCCTATGTTCCACTGCCCAATCACCGGCTTTACCAGTTCTTTGATATGAAACCGTTCAAAAAAGCTCTGCATGGCTTGATGCCATAATCCACTTTCGGAAGACAGGGTATAGGTGCAAAGTATCTGATCTGCCAGAAACAATCCCAAGCTAGTCATTGGTTCCCGCAAATATCCAGTACAGTCAATCACAATATAGTCCGAACATACTTGAAGCTGCTGAAACAACCGCTTTGTTCTGTTTTCATAGAGCTCTTCCATACATGGCTCAGTCATCTTATTCGGAACTCCCAGAAGAAAAATATTCTCTCTATTTTTACATGGAGTAAGCATCCGTTGTGGTTGTTCTGCCGTGTCGGCCAATGCGGCAAAGATTCCCTGCTCTTCCGAAATACTTTCTCCGAAAAACGTCTGAATCCCACCGTAATCCAGATTAGCAGAAGCTAGAATTACCACTTGGTTTTTAGTCGCCAGAGCACAGCTTAAATTAGCTGCCAGTGTACTTTTTCCTGATCCGGGTCTTCCATAAACTGCAATAATTTTGCTCATACTGCCTCCTATCTCTTTATTAATGTAATATGAATTTTGCCATTATACTCTGCATCCAATAACCTTGCTGCTTGCGTTTCTGTGACTATGAATGTTATGGTTTGGGGTATTGCATCGACGGCATCAGCTTTGGATGCTTTGACATCATCCACACTAACTGCATCGGCGTTCTCTATATCATAAATTTGCATTCCTTTTAATAATGGATCAAAGGATATATGAAATCCGGTTTCCGTTTCTCTTACGGTACCAACATTTACGATATCGCCCTTCTGCAAATGAGAGGCAAGCCCCGCAGCATTGGATTGTAATGTAATGGTAGTAAGCTGTTTTCCCTGTTTCACAATATTTTCGATAATGGGATCCGATACAAAGTCACCAATTTTTGCATCGGTAATATAATCACCGGCAAGTAAATCTACCTTTGCAACTTTTCCTTCTAGTTTTGCCACATTGCTTATAACCCCTGCCGTCAATCCGTACGCTCCAACTTTTTTCTCAATCACTTTATTTGCTTTAATGATCTCTCCTTTTTTTATTGTGTCGGTTACTGTAACAACCATTGCAGTATCCGCTTGCTGCTCATAAAGCTTTGGCAAAACGACAAAGGAAAGTATTGCTGCCAGTACAATACACAGCAAGCTTAATAGCTTTTTATTTTTTAGATATTTCCCTGGATTTCTCCGAAGCTTTACTTTCTCTTGCAGTTTTTCTTTTTTCTTAAATAGCATAGTTCCTCCTATTTTTTTAATAAAAAAGGAAAGGTTTATCCTTTCCTATTTCACACGAATTAACATTGCTTCGATGCTCTTATTGATAATGGTAGCGACCTCTGCTCTGGTTGCTGTATCAGACAATTGCAAGCTCCCTCCAATTCTTTCTATTAGGATGCCATTGTTCTGCATCCAGGTTACCGGATCAGTCTCTTTTTCCACTTCCACGCCGGAATGCTCTGCAAATTGATATAGCATCCTGGCCAGCTGTTCCTTGGTAACTGCTGCTTCCGGTCTCACAAGGTCTTCTTCTCTGGCAATATACTCTTTTACCCAAGCTAAATCTGGATCATACCATTGTCCCTTATTCGTTGGTAGCTGATCCGCTTTATATCCATCCAATCGATGCAAAATAGCGGCCATCATTGCGATAGTCATGGTGTCATCCGGTGCAAATCGTTTATCGCCTATTCCCGCAAAGATTTCTCGGGATGCTGCTTTGTCAATTTCCTGCTTTGCCCAATGTGTATTTGTATCAACAAAGTCCTTGCTATTGTCGATAAACTCAAACTCTGCATCTCCTGTTATCTTGACATACAGCTTACCCTCCATAATTGCCTGAAAAGATGGGATGGTATTATTAATGACATTTCGAGCTACTTTGTTGTCAAGCATCGGAATTACCATATACATGGCATCATGAGATTGGTTTACTTTAACCCTAATGTTACCATTCTCTCCTTCTGATAAAACAACATCTGATTTGTCTAAACAATCCTCCCCTTTCACTATGACCTCTCCGATTGGTTTCTCCGTATTGGGTTTACTACTGCTTGGCTTTCTTACCACAGTAATTTCAAATTCGCACTGTTTTCCTTCATAGGTAATTTTAATGGTCTGCTTTCCTAAAACGGAGGAATCAAACGGTAAAATCATATCCTTTGTTACCTTAACCGTCTCTTTGCTGTCATCAGCCCTTGTTACTTCAATTGTTGCATCGTTCAGATCCAGCGAAGCGTTTTGTACAACAATGGCTCCCGGTGAAGTAATCAAGGTGATTTCAGTAACCGGAGCTTTCCCAACTTCTATTTCAAATGTATCGCTGCAACCTTTGCTGCTTACAGTAATCGTCTGTTTTCCTGTCTGTTTCGCCTCATAGCCGGTTGCTGTCACTTGATCCAATGTTAGCAATTCATCTTTTCCATTATCATAATACATTCGAATGGCACTCCCACTTAGATCTAAAGGCTCACTCCATTCATATTTCACTTTATCCGGAACTTTTTCAACGATAAGCTTAACCGGTGATTTTTTGATTACTGTAATCGGTTGCTGGCAGGTTACGGTTACATCATTTTCATAATATGCTATTGTTACAAAGGTTTGTCCTAATTGCAACGCAGCACCATCGGTAGAAGATAACTCTTTTGCTATACCGAAAGTTCCATTATCGTAAGTAACCTTGACCGAAATGCCGTCAAAGTCAAATGGTAGGTCTTCAATATATTGTAATTTTGATGGTGGTGTCATGATTTCAAGCTTAATAGGTGATTTTGCTTTTACTTTAGCCTTATATGTCGTTGTAAATTCCTTATATCCAACCTTTATCTCTATCTCTCCTACCTCAGAACCATGAGTGATCACACTGGCTTCTGTTAATGAAATTTCTTTTGTACTGCCATCATTAAACTCCAAAGCAAGTTCCCCTCCGGTTAAGTCGATATTTACTAACCCTTCAAGGTACTCTACTGTGTCCGGCAGCTTACTCACATGAATTCCTGTTAATTTTGCTACTGTAATCGGAACATCGGCATAAGCCGTACCACCATTTTCAGAAAATGTGACGCGAATACTGGTTACCGAAGGATCCAAATTTATTTTCTTAGAAAGCGTATAGCCTGTTACTTCCTCTTGATGACCATCTGCATAGATGGCTTGTACAACCATTCCTTCCGGCTCAAAGTCCTCATATTCTTTGTAATGTGCCTTATTTGGCTGCTTTACAATAACGATACTGGTTAACTCTGGGTATTCCTTCACCGTTTTATATACTGTGCCCGCATAGTTCTGCTGATATATTCTTGTGTCTGATGCTGGGATATATCCTTGTCCCTCATACATACCACACTTAAATACTTTCCCCTGGTTAAGACAACTGTCTTTTTTACAGTTGACGCAGTAACCAGCCCCGTGCCCATGACCGTAGGTGGTAGTATACCCACACTTCCAACACACATAATTATATGTCTCGCAACTGCTAGTATGCACATGCCCTGGACTCCCTGGGTTATAACTGCCACTCTTGACAAAACTGGCTCCATTTTTGTCAAGTGATCCTTTATATCCATCCGCATCTGTATATTCCATCTTTTGATCAAAACTATTGTTAGAGCTTGTTTTTGAGTCAGTAACCGCCTTACTTAAAACTTTGTCAACGCTATACCCATACGCTGTACTACGATCAAAATCTAAAACAGTCATCGCCTGTGCTCCTACTGCTACTAGCACTGCTAATAAGACGACTCTTATCCCATATTTTTTGTTTTTCAATGTATTTCCTCCCCTCAATTAAATAAAAAAGAAAAAGCTGCTTTTCTATCCTTTCCTTTTAGCCTTTCTCGGTTTTGCTCGATTCCCAACCACATGAGCAATATTTCTAGTGCGGTATCGGTTGAGCTACAAAAATTCAAATTGTATTGTTTGGCAATCCGATCCGTTAATCCTCGAATTGAGAATATAAAGGTTTCCAAATTATCAAATGCCGGATTATTTATGAAATAATTTAACTTTCCGGCATTCCATTCATCGGAAAATCCAACTGCAATTTTATAATTGCAGCGGAAAAACTCTTCAATCTCATATTCCTTTTCAGTTAATCGGTCTGTTTTCAATTGACCCGTCGGTAAAATATCAAACAAATTACCAAAGTCTAAAAGAATAAACTTATAATCATTCTTATACGCTTCCAAAAGCTTCAGCCTTTTTTC
Proteins encoded in this window:
- a CDS encoding DUF4320 family protein — its product is MRRRKLQAFQRWKAFFSGREGELLWEPIVIMLIIVIMILNCMNLLQMMVKYQHVHYIAKELAQTIELNGQVTSDVKEQLRDLNDKLQTNAKMTVENIRYLDSSKKIQFRDSFTVVVEDSYDMTILTPAFSKRPVVLKIPIKSTIEGMSEVYWKDY
- a CDS encoding AAA family ATPase; translation: MSKIIAVYGRPGSGKSTLAANLSCALATKNQVVILASANLDYGGIQTFFGESISEEQGIFAALADTAEQPQRMLTPCKNRENIFLLGVPNKMTEPCMEELYENRTKRLFQQLQVCSDYIVIDCTGYLREPMTSLGLFLADQILCTYTLSSESGLWHQAMQSFFERFHIKELVKPVIGQWNIGCSMHEFLQLYGLTDTVQLPAVEDAVVFQNSGKLIYEMKSKEAKQYRAVMEQLAEEVQ
- a CDS encoding bacterial Ig-like domain-containing protein yields the protein MKNKKYGIRVVLLAVLVAVGAQAMTVLDFDRSTAYGYSVDKVLSKAVTDSKTSSNNSFDQKMEYTDADGYKGSLDKNGASFVKSGSYNPGSPGHVHTSSCETYNYVCWKCGYTTTYGHGHGAGYCVNCKKDSCLNQGKVFKCGMYEGQGYIPASDTRIYQQNYAGTVYKTVKEYPELTSIVIVKQPNKAHYKEYEDFEPEGMVVQAIYADGHQEEVTGYTLSKKINLDPSVTSIRVTFSENGGTAYADVPITVAKLTGIHVSKLPDTVEYLEGLVNIDLTGGELALEFNDGSTKEISLTEASVITHGSEVGEIEIKVGYKEFTTTYKAKVKAKSPIKLEIMTPPSKLQYIEDLPFDFDGISVKVTYDNGTFGIAKELSSTDGAALQLGQTFVTIAYYENDVTVTCQQPITVIKKSPVKLIVEKVPDKVKYEWSEPLDLSGSAIRMYYDNGKDELLTLDQVTATGYEAKQTGKQTITVSSKGCSDTFEIEVGKAPVTEITLITSPGAIVVQNASLDLNDATIEVTRADDSKETVKVTKDMILPFDSSVLGKQTIKITYEGKQCEFEITVVRKPSSSKPNTEKPIGEVIVKGEDCLDKSDVVLSEGENGNIRVKVNQSHDAMYMVIPMLDNKVARNVINNTIPSFQAIMEGKLYVKITGDAEFEFIDNSKDFVDTNTHWAKQEIDKAASREIFAGIGDKRFAPDDTMTIAMMAAILHRLDGYKADQLPTNKGQWYDPDLAWVKEYIAREEDLVRPEAAVTKEQLARMLYQFAEHSGVEVEKETDPVTWMQNNGILIERIGGSLQLSDTATRAEVATIINKSIEAMLIRVK
- the cpaB gene encoding Flp pilus assembly protein CpaB, whose product is MLFKKKEKLQEKVKLRRNPGKYLKNKKLLSLLCIVLAAILSFVVLPKLYEQQADTAMVVTVTDTIKKGEIIKANKVIEKKVGAYGLTAGVISNVAKLEGKVAKVDLLAGDYITDAKIGDFVSDPIIENIVKQGKQLTTITLQSNAAGLASHLQKGDIVNVGTVRETETGFHISFDPLLKGMQIYDIENADAVSVDDVKASKADAVDAIPQTITFIVTETQAARLLDAEYNGKIHITLIKR
- a CDS encoding ATPase, T2SS/T4P/T4SS family, coding for MADRLITLENLMYQKNMEYLNQQKGTQAKNYPEIKERMQHIISTNHAEELARDWTDKEKRPRLVQLIIHYLNVERLVDNELSVEELAQRIYEDMAGFSFVEKYLKDAEVEEININGSNSTRVIYKDKTVLVRERFETAEQCTNIVQKMARSGAVILDGAQPLGDSYISKGVRMSGAISPCVDSEVGGVASIRKQKKSGITRETLIESGTVLQEELDFITTCLGSGVSMAFVGSTGSGKTSNMNYVLGTIVKETRVYTIEDTKELDLPIVDQEGFVINDVVQTYTKPGTITMNDLLKMALRFHPDIIVPAEMRGEEAMTAQEAGRTGHTIVSSLHANSAADAYDRILTMCMESGTRLSETRMLKNIVKAFPLMVFCKQLKDKSRRWMDIFEATGVQDGEVVGHSIYRFVIDHSEKDKVGNVLKVHGAHRRVGCISENLEETLRMNSVDEEFIKRYSDTRKEK
- a CDS encoding putative holin-like toxin, whose amino-acid sequence is MITYSELFQFGLLIVAIISLCLHKRK